A single region of the Hypomesus transpacificus isolate Combined female unplaced genomic scaffold, fHypTra1 scaffold_122, whole genome shotgun sequence genome encodes:
- the LOC124488077 gene encoding uncharacterized protein LOC124488077 — translation MASPSKQPRKDDDSIVGYLHCVSPVKTSRRNLRYFEATLQTGREEYHRVVAFSVDKRIPFTQASQNKSPVKLANVRRGLSYSDPSGFDVLCSNSTTVEVVEDVAFFPREPRSMGQMTIEEVLRLGPRQRVGVVDAKILPEGTVSRVVPVDGVQCELKELQICDPTGQTTLTLWEKLILTVEVGKSYKLANLSTRKAGDRTVLTTTQTTTVSEISAVGEPESVEVHGDDRQDTSIVRGTVTGVQISAKHRCRRCHTSQEPFVSRSLTHRCQRCKLLQKASSFVASYSGVLLLMTSDGQEQSPMFTNSALSAYLKEKDIGDSMGDLQVIEEHFLSVGDVELSVNAEGLIVSVKDIVSEKGSPECEATGFAEGMDELFLKDDKLNA, via the exons ATGGCTAGCCCCTCGAAACAACCTAGAAAGGATGACGATAGCATAGTGGGATATTTGCACTGTGTGTCACCGGTGAAAACTTCGAGGCGGAATCTCCGCTACTTCGAGGCGACCCTACAGACCGGCCGAGAGGAATACCACAGAGTGGTAGCATTTTCGGTAGACAAGAGGATCCCGTTTACGCAAGCTTCGCAAAACAAAAGCCCAGTGAAGCTGGCGAACGTCAGGAGAGGCCTCA GTTACTCCGATCCCAGTGGCTTCGACGTTCTCTGTTCAAATAGCACCactgtggaggtggtggaggacgtGGCTTTCTTCCCGAGAGAGCCTCGAAGCATGGGACAGATGACCATCGAGGAGGTGCTGCGCCTTGGACCAAGACAGCGC GTGGGTGTGGTGGATGCCAAGATCCTGCCAGAGGGTACTGTGAGCAGAGTGGTACCTGTTGACGGGGTCCAGTGCGAGTTGAAGGAGCTTCAGATCTGCGATCCCACTGGCCAGACAACTCTCACACTCTGGGAGAAACTGATTCTGACTGTCGAAGTAGGCAAGTCGTACAAGCTGGCCAACTTGTCCACCAGGAAAGCCGGTGACCGTACAGTTCTAACTACCACTCAAACGACAACGGTTAGCGAAATTTCGGCCGTCGGAGAACCGGAGTCAGTCGAGGTCCATGGAGATGACCGCCAGGACACATCGATCGTCCGTGGAACTGTGACCGGGGTGCAGATAAGCGCCAAACACCGTTGTAGGAGATGCCACACCAGTCAAGAGCCGTTTGTGAGTCGCTCGTTAACGCACAGATGCCAGCGCTGCAAGCTCTTACAAAAAGCCAGCTCCTTCGTGGCTTCCTACAGCGGAGTCTTGCTGCTGATGACCAGCGATGGCCAAGAGCAGTCGCCGATGTTCACAAACTCTGCTCTTTCTGCCTACTTGAAAGAGAAGGACATTGGCGATTCCATGGGGGACTTGCAGGTCATCGAAGAGCATTTCCTCAGTGTTGGTGACGTTGAGTTGTCTGTCAACGCAGAGGGGCTGATCGTTTCTGTAAAAGATATCGTAAGCGAAAAGGGTAGTCCAGAGTGTGAAGCAACAGGCTTTGCAGAGGGGATGGATGAGTTATTTTTAAAGGATGATAAGTTAAATGCCTGA